Proteins from a genomic interval of Heteronotia binoei isolate CCM8104 ecotype False Entrance Well chromosome 7, APGP_CSIRO_Hbin_v1, whole genome shotgun sequence:
- the LOC132574836 gene encoding mas-related G-protein coupled receptor member H-like, whose amino-acid sequence MDREVFCYSFLTAVILTCVFGCVGNGRIIWLLGFHIKKNTFSTYILHLAVADLGTVAFLTLSLIVYFFQKPSFFVLYTFFLGTCMASLGFLTVISMERCASVLFPRWYQHHRPKRLSTRLSFLIWALAGMFCGLEVFAYVAYGVWENRIVAVIIVVDFWVLPSLVTICTFVLLVGLCCQYENHPPGNLNTVIILMLLFFLIFGGPWIVMNSLNLFHGPLLVLAFFHLFFSVNSSIKLIFYYLVGRQRKCHTTEPLLIKLQRVFQDEGNATEGRELMRMNLTPEEICSIQTA is encoded by the coding sequence ATGGATCGTGAAGTGTTTTGTTATAGCTTTCTAACTGCGGTCATCCTGACCTGCGTATTTGGCTGTGTGGGGAACGGGCGCATTATCTGGCTGCTTGGCTTCCatataaaaaaaaacactttcagCACATACATTCTGCACTTGGCCGTGGCAGATTTGGGGACTGTGGCATTTTTGACCCTGTCCCTGATTGTTTATTTCTTCCAGAAACCCTCATTTTTTGTCCTGTACACCTTCTTCCTCGGGACGTGTATGGCCAGTTTGGGCTTCCTGACCGTCATCAGCATGGAGAGGTGCGCGTCGGTTCTTTTCCCGCGCTGGTACCAGCACCATCGCCCCAAACGTCTCTCCACCAGGTTGTCCTTCTTGATCTGGGCCCTGGCAGGCATGTTCTGCGGCTTGGAGGTATTTGCTTACGTGGCCTACGGCGTGTGGGAGAATCGCATCGTCGCGGTCATAATCGTGGTGGACTTCTGGGTCTTGCCTTCCCTCGTGACTATCTGCACTTTTGTCCTGCTCGTCGGGCTTTGTTGCCAATATGAGAACCATCCTCCCGGGAATTTAAATACCGTAATTATTTTAATGCTCCTTTTCTTCCTCATCTTTGGCGGTCCGTGGATCGTAATGAACTCCCTGAATCTTTTCCATGGCCCTCTTTTGGTCCTCGCGTTCTTCCATCTCTTCTTTTCTGTGAATAGCAGCATCAAGCTGATATTTTATTACTTAGTAGGGAGGCAGCGGAAGTGTCACACCACAGAACCCCTGCTCATCAAACTCCAGAGAGTTTTCCAGGATGAAGGAAATGCTACTGAGGGCAGAGAACTGATGAGGATGAATCTAACCCCCGAAGAAATTTGCAGCATCCAAactgcataa
- the LOC132574838 gene encoding mas-related G-protein coupled receptor member X1-like produces the protein MDCDASYDSIRSIAVLTCVFGCAGNGCIIWLLGFCIKKTAFSMYVLHLTMADLGTVTFLAVSLILIAGDSFNRPSSVFLLNLFLATWMAGLCFLITISTERCASVLFPHWYQRRRPKCLSTRLSFVVWMLSGMFYGMEVSFYLVYGVPLEAVTLITSFVNFWILPSLVAICAFVLLIGLCCRHGKHPLGSLNMLIILMLVFFLVLGGPCVVVYSLCPSCLWFALSDLFFAMNSSIRPIFYYFLGKQWKCRSTEPLNLELQRIFQDEGNATEGGEPMRVNLAEETCSVQTA, from the coding sequence ATGGATTGTGATGCGTCGTATGACAGCATTCGCAGCATTGCCGTCCTGACCTGCgtatttggctgtgcggggaacGGTTGCATTATCTGGCTGCTTGGCTTCTGTATTAAAAAAACCGCTTTCAGCATGTATGTTCTGCATTTGACCATGGCGGATTTGGGGACTGTGACATTTTTGGCCGTGTCCCTGATTCTCATAGCGGGTGATTCCTTCAACAGACCCTCAAGTGTTTTCCTGCTCAACCTCTTCCTCGCGACATGGATGGCCGGTTTGTGCTTCCTGATCACCATCAGTACGGAGAGGTGCGCGTCGGTTCTTTTTCCGCACTGGTACCAGCGCCGTCGGCCCAAATGCCTCTCGACCAGGTTGTCCTTCGTGGTCTGGATGCTGTCAGGCATGTTTTACGGCATGGAGGTTTCTTTTTACCTGGTTTATGGGGTGCCGCTGGAAGCCGTCACCCTGATCACGTCCTTTGTGAACTTTTGGATCTTGCCTTCGCTCGTGGCTATCTGCGCTTTTGTTCTGCTCATCGGGCTTTGTTGCCGACACGGGAAACATCCTCTCGGGAGTCTAAACATGTTAATTATTTTAATGCTCGTTTTCTTCCTCGTCCTTGGTGGTCCGTGTGTTGTTGTCTACTCCCTGTGTCCCTCTTGTTTGTGGTTTGCGTTGTCCGATCTCTTCTTTGCCATGAATAGCAGCATCAGGCCGATATTTTATTACTTCTTAGGAAAACAGTGGAAGTGTCGCTCCACAGAACCCCTGAACCTTGAACTCCAGAGGATTTTCCAGGATGAAGGAAATGCCACAGAGGGCGGAGAACCGATGAGGGTGAACCTAGCCGAAGAAACGTGCAGTGTCCAAACGGCATAA